A genomic stretch from Oscarella lobularis chromosome 11, ooOscLobu1.1, whole genome shotgun sequence includes:
- the LOC136193261 gene encoding sorting nexin-12-like: MAEDDTTEKGRETKRLESKKQNLSDAYAVPANFLEIDVVSPETHGIGKKRYTDYEVRLKTNLPVFKLKDSSVRRRYSDFEWLRTELERESKIVVPPLPGKALKRQLPFRGDEGIFAEEFLEERRQGLEQFITKVAGHPLAQNERCLHMFLQEPMIDKNYVPGKIRNT, from the exons ATGGCGGAGGATGACACCACCGAGAAGGGccgcgaaacgaagcgctTAGAGTCGAAAAAGCAAAATCTGTCGGACGCGTACGCTGTGCCGGCCAATtttctcgaaatcgacgtcgtgagTCCCGAAACGCACGGAATCGGCAAGAAGCGCTACACCGACTACGAAGTCCGCTTGAAA ACGAACTTGCCAGTCTTTAAACTGAAAGACTCGAGCGTCCGACGGCGTTACAGCGACTTCGAGTGGCTCAGAACCGAACTGGAACGAGAGAGCAAG ATCGTCGTTCCACCTCTTCCTGGAAAGGCTCTAAAGAGGCAATTGCCTTTCCGTGGCGACGAAG GTATTTTTGCTGAAGAATTTCTTGAAGAGAGACGGCAAGGATTAGAGCAGTTTATCACCAA AGTTGCTGGTCATCCTTTAGCGCAGAATGAACGCTGTCTGCACATGTTTCTTCAGGAACCGATGATCGACAAGAATTACGTTCCGGGAAAAATCCGAAATACCTAA
- the LOC136193025 gene encoding melatonin receptor type 1C-like, with translation MSGASALDPNDTFFLNENESCAYNVTMMEPVVDDFSLVYKIIIGIAWSALGIIGLTGNVSILVVLFKDKGFKLANTSNVLLANLAIVDLFYFTTSHPLTMWNALREGTWRAGDVSCQVSATVNTLVYLVAAYSLALISLEKQLNLAYPAREKSFTTKTALISLAFLWTFAFVCAILPFFGLNSYAAYRNPIVCGPNLDFSTWQVIVMTAGLMGSAAIIFYAHIRMLITVLQYKRRARQRQIDAIEIQERYTAAASSAAGRAPIPTEYSNKSPINSPINSPKPMIAGRKSVRPGTAAFQWHSFKENVRTAFTVFLVVITYIVAFLFGAAMGTFLSVIYKIELKSCRYLKDVNMIVWTIVIMLYAFNFAANPYIYGLRNNDVNKEFKATLKLLTSLLPKVGQKKRNGDRPKRNETTVRV, from the coding sequence ATGTCGGGTGCGTCAGCGCTCGATCCCAATGATACCTTCTTTCTCAATGAAAACGAATCTTGTGCATACAATGTTACAATGATGGAAcctgtcgtcgacgacttctccCTTGTGTACAAGATCATAATAGGAATTGCGTGGAGTGCGTTGGGAATTATTGGCCTCACAGGCAACGTCTccattctcgtcgttctcttcaaagacaaaggaTTCAAACTGGCAAACACGTCGAACGTGCTTCTCGCCAATTTGGCCATTGTCGATCTCTTTTACTTCACCACGTCGCATCCACTCACAATGTGGAACGCTCTTCGAGAGGGAACGTGGCGAGCGGGAGACGTCAGTTGTCAAGTGTCGGCCACCGTCAACACTCTCGTCTATCTCGTCGCAGCCTATTCTCTCGCTCTCATCAGCCTCGAAAAGCAACTCAATCTCGCCTATCCCGCCCGAGAAAAATCGTTCACGACAAAGACTGCATTGATTTCTCTTGCCTTTCTCTGGACATTCGCCTTCGTCTGCGCCATTCTGCCATTTTTCGGCCTAAACTCGTACGCGGCCTATCGAAACCCCATTGTTTGCGGACCGAATCTCGACTTCAGCACCTGGCAGGTGATTGTCATGACCGCCGGTCTAATGGGCTCAGCTGCAATTATCTTCTACGCGCACATCCGAATGCTGATCACCGTGCTGCAATACAAGCGACGCGCACGACAGAGACAAATAGATGCGATCGAAATTCAGGAACGAtacacggcggcggcgtctaGTGCGGCAGGAAGGGCGCCTATTCCAACAGAATATTCCAACAAAAGCCCCATCAACAGCCCAATCAACAGCCCTAAACCTATGATTGCTGGAAGAAAATCTGTAAGACCCGGAACGGCCGCCTTTCAATGGCACTCgttcaaagaaaacgtacGCACGGCATTCACCGTCTTTCTCGTTGTCATTACCTACATCGTTGCCTTTCTTTTTGGCGCCGCAATGGGTACGTTTCTCAGTGTTATTTACAAGATCGAGTTGAAATCGTGTCGCTATCTCAAGGACGTCAACATGATCGTTTGGACGATTGTTATCATGCTCTACGCTTTCAACTTCGCCGCAAATCCTTACATCTACGGTCTCCGCAacaacgacgtcaacaaaGAATTCAAAGCGACGCTCAAGTTGTTGACGTCGCTACTGCCAAAAGTAggacaaaagaaacgaaacggaGATCGCCCCAAACGCAATGAGACCACAGTGCGAGTGTGA